A single region of the Aptenodytes patagonicus chromosome 7, bAptPat1.pri.cur, whole genome shotgun sequence genome encodes:
- the LOC143163006 gene encoding ras-related and estrogen-regulated growth inhibitor-like: MSFPRPLRRSVSLSPARTLRLVVLGQSAVGKTALTVRFITRRFIGDYDPTLEMIYRHMAVIDGEMVHFEILDTAGQEEDSLQIEEKIKWGDGFAVVYSVTDRCSFDEVMRLCFLINHIHSSPKRSSGSEQPPVVIVGNKKDLQFDRMVSTEDGENLSKALKLPFYEISTRDSYEETVAVFNALYQELMRQGHFSPGSFKRRTVSKLMEKIPKMQASSTLNSAGRSLSFNSFRDYIPE, translated from the exons atGAGCTTCCCGCGGCCCCTGCGCCGCTCCGTGAGCCTCAGCCCGGCCCGTACCCTGCGCCTCGTCGTGCTGGGCCAGAGCGCCGTGGGCAAGACAG cattgACCGTAAGATTCATCACCAGGAGATTCATTGGAGACTACGACCCAACCCTAG AAATGATTTACAGACACATGGCTGTCATCGACGGGGAGATGGTGCACTTCGAGATCCTCGATACGGCGGGACAG gaggaggatTCCCTGCAGATAGAGGAGAAGATCAAATGGGGCGATGGCTTCGCTGTGGTCTACTCGGTGACGGACAGGTGCAGCTTTGACGAGGTCATGCGGCTGTGTTTCCTCATCAACCACATCCACTCGAGCCCCAAGCGGAGCAGCGGGAGCGAGCAGCCCCCCGTGGTCATCGTGGGCAACAAGAAGGACTTGCAGTTCGACAGGATGGTGTCCACGGAGGATGGCGAAAACCTCTCCAAAGCCTTGAAGCTTCCTTTCTACGAGATCTCCACCCGGGACAGCTATGAAGAGACCGTGGCAGTGTTCAACGCCCTCTACCAGGAGCTCATGAGACAGGGGCATTTCTCCCCGGGCTCCTTCAAGAGGAGGACAGTGTCGAAGCTGATGGAGAAGATCCCCAAGATGCAAGCCAGCTCCACCTTGAACTCAGCAGGCCGGAGCCTCAGCTTTAACTCCTTCAGGGACTATATCCCCGAGTGA